Proteins encoded by one window of Cucurbita pepo subsp. pepo cultivar mu-cu-16 chromosome LG14, ASM280686v2, whole genome shotgun sequence:
- the LOC111809919 gene encoding probable glutathione S-transferase → MADEVKLLDFWPSMFGIRVRIALAEKGVAYEYMEQDLRNKSPLLLQMNPIHKKIPVLVHNGTPICESSIILHYIDEVWKDKAPLLPSDPYQRAQARFWVDFIDKKLCDAGRKVWGGKGEEAEAGMKELIGVLKQLEEVLGEKGFFGGERLGFVDIALIGFYSWFYSYEVFGKLSIEAECPKIMGWAKRCLEKESVSKSLPDSKKVYDCAVQMKKAHGLE, encoded by the exons ATGGCGGACGAAGTGAAACTGCTGGATTTCTGGCCGAGCATGTTCGGGATACGAGTTAGAATAGCCCTGGCCGAGAAGGGCGTAGCGTATGAATACATGGAACAAGATCTGAGGAACAAGAGCCCTTTGCTTCTGCAGATGAACCCAATTCACAAGAAGATCCCTGTTCTTGTCCATAATGGAACACCCATTTGTGAATCTTCCATTATCCTTCACTACATCGATGAAGTTTGGAAGGACAAAGCTCCTCTCCTCCCCTCTGATCCTTATCAGAGGGCTCAGGCCAGATTCTGGGTGGATTTCATCGACAAGAAG CTTTGTGATGCGGGGAGGAAGGTATGGGGCGGGAAGGGAGAAGAGGCGGAGGCAGGGATGAAGGAGCTGATTGGAGTTCTGAAGCAGCTGGAAGAGGTTCTAGGGGAGAAGGGTTTCTTCGGAGGGGAGCGTTTGGGGTTTGTAGACATTGCTTTGATTGGATTCTACAGTTGGTTTTATAGCTATGAGGTGTTTGGTAAGTTGAGCATAGAGGCCGAGTGTCCCAAGATAATGGGTTGGGCGAAGAGATGCTTGGAGAAGGAGAGTGTTTCCAAGTCCTTGCCTGACTCCAAGAAGGTCTATGACTGCGCGGTTCAAATGAAGAAAGCACATGGCCTTGAATGA
- the LOC111810539 gene encoding serine/threonine-protein kinase WAG1-like, whose protein sequence is MEDDYSFFPPDSDLDFSFTSTTTDRTFASSSARTSLARSSLTLSFNESRLAAAAAAAAAVNHRPHHHSDPHWSAIKAATALSSDGHLHLRHLKLVRHLGTGNLGRVFLCHLRDNDHASFALKVVDKDALSNKKLLQVQTESEILASLNHPFLPTLYARLDVSHYTCLLIDYCPAGDLHSLLRKQPNYRFSVAAARFFAAEVLVALEYLHALGIVYRDLKPENVLLREDGHVMLSDFDLCFKSEVVPTFHTWTQPGPQSTSCFGWRTAAAESQEIVGEFVAEPTTAFSKSCVGTHEYLAPELVTGGGHGNGVDWWAFGVFVYELLHGTTPFKGVNKEGTLRNIASSEAVKFRAAVEEEGMAEARDLVERLLVKDPARRLGSGKGATEIKRHPFFDGIKWPLIRTYRAPEVYGLMRKARSHVSHVTGVSHRMRRRGWWNWRKLSNGLFKNGNASKSHTNNNYYSYSSKY, encoded by the coding sequence ATGGAGGACGATTACTCCTTCTTCCCTCCCGATTCAGATCTCGATTTCAGCTTCACTTCCACCACCACCGATCGCACCTTCGCCTCCTCCAGCGCCCGCACCAGCCTTGCCAGGAGCAGCCTAACTCTCAGTTTTAATGAATCTCGCCTCGCCGCCGCTGCCGCCGCCGCAGCCGCTGTTAACCACCGTCCCCACCACCACTCTGACCCTCACTGGTCCGCTATCAAAGCCGCCACTGCACTCTCATCCGACGGCCATCTCCACCTCCGCCACCTGAAACTCGTCCGCCACCTCGGCACCGGCAACCTCGGCCGCGTCTTCCTCTGCCATTTGAGAGACAACGATCATGCCAGTTTCGCCCTCAAGGTCGTTGATAAGGACGCACTCAGTAACAAGAAGCTGTTGCAGGTCCAAACGGAATCCGAGATTCTCGCTTCTCTGAATCACCCTTTTCTTCCCACTCTCTACGCGCGTCTCGACGTCTCTCACTACACGTGCCTCCTTATTGACTACTGCCCCGCCGGCGACCTTCACTCTCTCCTCCGCAAACAGCCTAATTATCGCTTCTCCGTCGCGGCGGCTAGATTCTTCGCTGCCGAGGTTCTGGTGGCGCTCGAGTACCTTCACGCGCTTGGGATCGTGTACCGCGATCTCAAGCCTGAGAACGTTCTTTTGCGTGAGGATGGACACGTCATGCTCTCTGATTTCGACTTATGTTTTAAGTCCGAAGTGGTCCCCACTTTTCATACGTGGACTCAACCGGGACCACAGAGTACTAGCTGCTTTGGGTGGAGGACGGCGGCAGCGGAATCGCAGGAGATTGTCGGGGAGTTTGTGGCGGAGCCGACGACAGCGTTTTCTAAATCGTGCGTGGGGACTCATGAGTACTTAGCGCCAGAGTTGGTGACCGGCGGTGGTCACGGCAACGGCGTTGACTGGTGGGCGTTTGGGGTGTTTGTTTACGAGCTGCTACACGGAACGACGCCGTTTAAGGGAGTGAACAAAGAGGGTACATTAAGGAACATAGCATCGTCGGAGGCGGTGAAGTTCCGGGCGGCGGTGGAGGAAGAGGGGATGGCGGAGGCGAGAGATCTGGTAGAGAGGCTGCTGGTGAAGGATCCAGCGAGACGGTTGGGTTCCGGAAAAGGGGCGACGGAGATCAAACGGCATCCGTTCTTTGACGGGATAAAGTGGCCGTTGATCAGAACGTATCGGGCGCCGGAGGTGTATGGGCTGATGAGAAAAGCCAGATCCCACGTGAGCCACGTGACTGGAGTCAGCCACCGCATGCGGCGGCGGGGATGGTGGAACTGGAGGAAGCTCAGCAAtggtttatttaaaaatggaaatgccAGTAAATCTCATACCAATAACAATTATTATAGTTATAGCTCTAAATATTAG